The following coding sequences are from one Macaca nemestrina isolate mMacNem1 chromosome 1, mMacNem.hap1, whole genome shotgun sequence window:
- the LOC105493463 gene encoding TATA box-binding protein-associated factor RNA polymerase I subunit A isoform X3 encodes MYSYFQTLEDSDSYKRQAAPEIIWKLGSEILFYHPKSNVETFNTFADRMKNIGVMNYLKISLQHALYLLHHGMLNDAKRNLSEAETWRHGENTSSRGILINLIQAYKGLLQYYTWSKKKMELSKLDKDDYAYNAVAQDVFNHSWKTSANISALIKIPGVWDPFVKSYVEMLEFYGDRDGAQEVLTNYAYDEKFPSNPNAHIYLYNFLKRQKAPRSKMISVLKILYQIVPSHKLMLEFHTLLRKSEKEEHHKLGLEVLFGVLDFAGCTKNITAWKYLAKYLKKTLMGNHLAWVQDEWNSRKNWWPNFHFSYFWAKSDWKEDTALACEKAFVAGLLLGKGCRYFRYILKQDHQILGKKIKRMKRSVKKYSIVNPRLSY; translated from the exons ATTATTTGGAAGCTTGGAAGTGAAATTCTATTTTATCATCCCAAAAGCAACGTGGAGACTTTCAATACTTTTGCTGACCGGATGAAAAATATTGGCGTCATGAATTATTTAAAG ATCTCCTTACAACATGCATTATACCTTCTGCATCATGGAATGCTTAACGATGCTAAGAGAAATCTGAGTGAGGCAGAGACATGGAGACATGGTGAAAACACATCTTCCCGGGGAATATTAATCAACCTTATTCAGGCCTATAAAGGGCTTTTACAGTATTACACCTGGTCTAAAAAGAAGATGGAATTGTCAAAGCTTG ATAAGGATGATTATGCTTACAACGCAGTAGCCCAGGATGTGTTCAACCACAGCTGGAAGACATCTGCAAATATTTCTGCATTGATTAAAATTCCTGGAGTTTGGGACCCTTTTGTGAAGAGTTATGTAGAA atGCTGGAATTCTATGGGGATCGAGATGGAGCCCAAGAGGTACTCACTAATTATGCATATGATGAAAAGTTTCCATCAAATCCAAATGCCCATATCTACTTATACAACTTTCTAAAGAGACAGAAGGCACCAAGATCAAAAATGATAAGTGTGCTTAAG attttgTATCAGATTGTACCATCTCATAAATTGATGTTGGAATTCCATACATTACTTAGAAAATCag AAAAAGAAGAACACCATAAACTGGGGTTGGAGGTATTATTTGGAGTCTTAGATTTTGCCGGATGCACTAAGAATATAACTGCTTGGAAATACTtggcaaaatatctgaaaaagacCTTAATGGG aaaccACCTTGCGTGGGTTCAAGACGAGTGGAACTCCAGGAAAAACTGGTGGCCAAACTTTCATTTCAGCTACTTTTGGGCAAAAAGTGATTGGAAGGAAGATACAGCTTTGGCCTGTGAGAAAGCTTTTGTGGCTGGATTACTGTTAGGAAAAg GTTGTAGATATTTTCGGTATATTTTAAAGCAAGATCACCAAATCTTAGGGAAGAAAATTAAGCGGATGAAGAGATCTGTGAAAAAATACAGTATTGTAAATCCAAGACTCTCATACTGA